From bacterium, a single genomic window includes:
- a CDS encoding GTP-binding protein, whose amino-acid sequence MAKAKFDRNKPHVNIGTIGHVDHGKTALTSAITKALEKKQLAKFVS is encoded by the coding sequence ATGGCAAAGGCAAAGTTTGATCGTAACAAGCCGCATGTGAACATCGGGACGATTGGTCACGTGGATCATGGCAAGACGGCGTTGACCTCGGCGATCACCAAGGCCTTGGAGAAGAAGCAGCTGGCCAAGTTTGTGAGTTA